A single window of Rhodamnia argentea isolate NSW1041297 chromosome 5, ASM2092103v1, whole genome shotgun sequence DNA harbors:
- the LOC115754680 gene encoding uncharacterized RNA-binding protein C1827.05c, with the protein MGVKAKKAMKKSLKKASTQSALSNSKTEDVDFLPLEGGPGHKLPEEKPSESTSTVLYIGRIPHGFYEKEIESYFSQFGTIKRLRIARNKRTGKSKHFGFIEFESSEVAKIVAETMHNYLLFEHLLQVYLIPAEHVHPKLWKGFNYRYKPLDRVQVQRKKHNRERTLEEHKKLIEGIMKRDKKRRKKIEEAGIDYECPDIVGDTQAAPKKIRFDEE; encoded by the exons ATGGGGGTGAAGGCCAAGAAAGCAATGAAGAAGTCTTTGAAGAAGGCTTCCACGCAGTCGGCGCTTTCTAATAGCAAGACGGAAGATGTCGATTTCTTG CCATTGGAAGGTGGTCCTGGGCATAAGCTTCCTGAGGAGAAACCTTCTGAGAGTACTTCAACCGTTCTTTACATTGGTCGTATACCACATGGTTTCTATGAGAAGGAAATTGAAA GTTACTTCAGTCAGTTTGGTACTATCAAGAGGTTAAGAATTGCCAGGAACAAGAGG ACTGGAAAGTCAAAGCATTTTGGTTTCATTGAATTTGAGTCTTCAGAG GTGGCAAAGATTGTAGCTGAAACTATGCATAATTATCTACTTTTTGAGCACTTATTGCAGGTTTATCTTATCCCTGCAGAGCATGTGCATCCGAAATT ATGGAAAGGTTTTAATTACCGGTATAAACCACTGGATCGGGTCCAAGTTCAGCGGAAAAAGCACAACAGG GAAAGAACACTGGAAGAACATAAGAAGCTGATCGAAGGAATTATGAAACgtgataaaaaaagaaggaaaaagatagaGGAGGCTGGTATCGATTATGAATGTCCAGATATT GTGGGTGACACCCAGGCAGCGCCAAAGAAGATCAGGTTTGATGAAGAGTAG